A stretch of Kiloniellales bacterium DNA encodes these proteins:
- a CDS encoding acyl-CoA mutase large subunit family protein — translation MTDQAFQLALPGFEQAEADWRRDFSAQVGDAQPIRNRSGLEVKPLYTEADWDGGRYLEDLGFPGQEPFTRGIYPSMHRGRTWTQRQLVGFGTPEDYNARLKTIIEHGSTAGSLIPCNSVYRGFDGDQVDPLLLGTCGAVVNTVEDMEVCYRDIPIGEFSTALNDPSPFTLLALLLAVAKKRGIPWSQISGTSNQSDYISHYVANHMFFRLALPGARRVLLDHIAFANKHLPKWNPVSVVGQHMQQSGATPAEAMAFTLSTALQYAEDCKARGMEPDAFLPRFTFFFDISISFFEEIAKFRAGRRIWQRLARERLGARDPRAWRFKFHAQTSGVDLTRQQPLNNIARVAVQAIAGIFGGLQSLHTDAHDEVLSVPTEKAARIAVSTQNILREEAHLTDVIDPLGGSYYVERLTNQMEEEILAVMEEISEAGGMYRAVESGLVQEKIGRSALAFQQKVEDGSETIVGVNAFRIDESEEAPREPLHRPDPARMEAQLERLGRYKAERDQAAARRGLDGLARAANDESANLYEAVVETALSGVTHGEICGCLRRELGNGEPLIVP, via the coding sequence GGTCAAGCCGCTCTACACCGAGGCCGACTGGGACGGCGGCCGCTACCTGGAGGATCTCGGCTTTCCGGGCCAGGAGCCCTTCACGCGCGGCATCTACCCCAGCATGCACCGGGGCCGCACCTGGACCCAGCGCCAGCTGGTCGGCTTCGGCACGCCGGAGGACTACAACGCGCGCCTCAAGACCATCATCGAGCACGGCAGCACGGCGGGCAGCCTGATCCCCTGCAACTCGGTCTACCGCGGCTTCGACGGCGACCAGGTCGACCCGCTGCTGCTCGGCACCTGCGGCGCCGTGGTCAACACGGTCGAGGACATGGAGGTCTGCTACCGGGACATTCCGATCGGCGAGTTCTCGACCGCGCTCAACGACCCATCGCCGTTCACCCTGCTCGCCCTGCTGCTGGCGGTCGCCAAGAAGCGGGGCATTCCCTGGTCGCAGATCTCCGGCACCTCGAACCAGAGCGACTACATCTCCCACTACGTGGCGAACCACATGTTCTTCCGCCTCGCGCTGCCCGGCGCCCGGCGGGTGCTGCTCGACCACATCGCCTTCGCCAACAAGCACCTGCCGAAGTGGAATCCGGTCTCGGTGGTCGGCCAGCATATGCAGCAGAGCGGCGCAACCCCGGCCGAGGCCATGGCCTTCACGCTCTCGACCGCCCTGCAGTACGCCGAGGACTGCAAGGCGCGCGGCATGGAGCCCGATGCCTTCCTGCCCCGCTTCACCTTCTTCTTCGACATCTCGATCTCCTTCTTCGAGGAGATCGCGAAGTTCCGGGCCGGCCGGCGGATCTGGCAGCGCCTGGCCCGCGAGCGCCTGGGCGCCAGGGATCCCCGGGCCTGGCGCTTCAAGTTCCACGCCCAGACCTCGGGCGTCGACCTGACCCGCCAGCAGCCGCTCAACAACATCGCCCGCGTCGCGGTCCAGGCGATCGCCGGCATCTTCGGCGGCCTGCAGTCGCTGCACACCGACGCCCACGACGAGGTCCTCAGCGTGCCGACGGAAAAGGCGGCGCGCATCGCCGTCTCGACCCAGAACATCCTGCGCGAGGAAGCCCATCTGACCGACGTGATCGATCCGCTCGGCGGCTCCTACTACGTCGAGCGCCTGACCAACCAGATGGAGGAGGAGATCCTCGCCGTCATGGAGGAGATCTCCGAGGCCGGCGGCATGTACCGGGCGGTCGAGAGCGGCCTGGTGCAGGAGAAGATCGGCCGCTCCGCCCTCGCCTTCCAGCAGAAGGTCGAGGACGGCAGCGAGACCATCGTCGGGGTCAACGCCTTCCGCATCGACGAGAGCGAGGAGGCGCCGCGCGAACCTCTGCACCGTCCCGACCCGGCGCGCATGGAAGCCCAGCTCGAGCGGCTCGGGCGCTACAAGGCGGAGCGCGACCAGGCGGCCGCCCGGCGCGGCCTCGACGGCCTCGCCCGGGCCGCCAACGACGAGAGCGCCAACCTCTACGAGGCGGTGGTCGAGACGGCCCTTTCGGGCGTGACTCACGGAGAGATCTGTGGCTGCCTGCGCCGCGAACTGGGCAACGGCGAACCGCTCATCGTGCCATGA